A single window of Myripristis murdjan chromosome 21, fMyrMur1.1, whole genome shotgun sequence DNA harbors:
- the umps gene encoding uridine 5'-monophosphate synthase, translated as MANDSIDSLILKLHDVDAVKFGEYKLKSGMLTPIYIDLRVLVSYPSLMNQVSSLIYQRAQEEELKFDSVCGVPYTALPLATIICSRNELPMLIRRKETKDYGTKRQVEGKVREGETCLIIEDTVTSGTSILETAEVLYKEGLKVTDAIVLMDREQGGVEMLASQGIRLHPIISMFKLLNVLLAAERINDQTAQSVRKFILDNNTFRSKVKNGDGSPVSKKPCKEQSQELSYGARAKLPNVHPLASKLLRIMEEKQSNLCVSADVTSSEELLQLADSLGPKICLLKTHVDIVNDYTPALSQELKALAEKHNFLIFEDRKFADIGNTVKHQYEGGVYQISSWSHIVNAHVVPGPGVLKGLSAVGQPLGRGCLLIAQMSSQGSLATGEYTQTAVKMAEEQSDFVIGFICGSKISKKPEFIHMTPGVQMQAGGDGLGQQYSSPEDVICNKGSDVIIVGRGVLGASDRLEAAESYRKSGWEAYTKRMGQTGQ; from the exons ATGGCGAACGACTCAATTGATAGTTTAATTCTCAAACTCCACGACGTCGACGCGGTGAAATTCGGGGAGTACAAGCTGAAGAGCGGCATGTTGACGCCGATCTACATCGATTTGAGAGTTCTCGTCTCCTACCCGTCCCTGATGAACCAG GTGTCAAGCCTCATTTACCAGCGTGCACAAGAAGAGGAGCTAAAATTTGACTCTGTGTGCGGGGTGCCCTACACAGCTCTGCCCTTGGCCACAATTATCTGCTCCAGAAATGAACTGCCCATGCTGATCAGACGAAAAGAGACCAAGGACTATG GAACCAAGCGGCAGGTGGAGGGGAAAGTTAGAGAAGGTGAGACGTGTTTGATCATCGAGGACACGGTGACCAGCGGCACCAGCATCTTGGAGACCGCTGAGGTGCTCTACAAGGAGGGACTGAAG GTGACAGATGCCATCGTGCTAATGGACAGAGAACAGGGCGGTGTGGAGATGTTGGCCTCTCAGGGAATCAGACTCCATCCAATCATCTCCATGTTCAAACTGCTCAACGTGCTGCTGGCAGCCGAACGCATCAACGACCAAACCGCCCAGAGCGTCCGCAAGTTCATCCTGGACAACAACACTTTCCG CTCTAAGGTTAAGAATGGGGATGGCTCTCCTGTCTCCAAGAAACCATGTAAGGAACAGAGCCAGGAGCTGAGCTATGGAGCCAGAGCCAAACTACCAA ACGTCCACCCTTTGGCATCGAAGCTGCTCAGGATCATGGAGGAGAAGCAGTCCaacctctgtgtgtctgctgatgtGACCAGCAGTGAGGAGCTGCTTCAGCTGGCCGACTCCCTGGGTCCAAAGATCTGCCTGTTGAAGACTCATGTGGACATCGTAAAC GACTACACTCCAGCCCTAAGCCAGGAACTGAAGGCCCTGGCGGAGAAACACAACTTCCTCATCTTTGAGGACCGCAAGTTTGCTGACATTGGCAACACGGTGAAGCACCAGTATGAAG GAGGAGTGTACCAGATCTCATCGTGGTCCCACATAGTGAATGCCCATGTGGTGCCAGGGCCTGGGGTGTTGAAGGGTCTTAGTGCTGTGGGCCAGCCGCTGGGCCGAGGCTGTCTGCTCATAGCACAGATGAGCTCTCAGGGGTCGCTGGCTACTGGCGAGTACACACAGACCGCG GTGAAAATGGCAGAAGAGCAATCAGACTTTGTGATTGGCTTTATCTGTGGCTCCAAGATCAGCAAGAAGCCAGAGTTCATCCACATGACGCCCGGAGTGCAGATGCAGGCTGGAG gtGATGGGTTGGGTCAACAATACAGCAGCCCTGAGGACGTTATCTGCAACAAAGGCTCTGATGTCATCATTGTGGGACGGGGTGTCCTGGGGGCCTCAGATAGGCTGGAGGCCGCTGAGTCATACAGGAAGTCAGGCTGGGAGGCCTACACCAAGAGAATGGGCCAGACTGGCCAATAG